DNA sequence from the Arthrobacter jinronghuae genome:
CGTTGTTCCGCAGGCCGACGGCAACGGTTACCCGGTGCGTCTCGACGACGCCGCGCCCATCTACGGCAAGCCCGGCTGCGACCGGTTCGTGGCACGGACCGTCCGCGGCGTCGATACCTCCCGGCCCACCCCGCCGTGGATGTCCTCGCGCCTGCGCCTGGCCGGCATGCGGTCCATCTCGCTTGTGGTCGACATTTCCAACTACGTGATGCTCGAACTCGGCCAGCCGCTGCACTTCTACGACCTGGATAAGCTCACCGGCGAGATCGTGGTGCGCCGCGCAGCCCAGGGGGAGACCCTGAAGACCCTGGACGAGAAGGAACGCAGGCTTTCCCCGGAAGACCTGCTGATCACTGACGGCTCCGGTGCCATCGGCATCGCCGGCGTGATGGGTGGAGCTGCCACCGAGGTTGCCGACGGAACGCAGAACGTCCTGATCGAAGCCGCCCACTTTGAGGAAGTCAGTATTGCCCGCTCCCGGCGCCGGCATAAGCTGCCCTCCGAAGCGTCCAAGCGCTTCGAACGCGGCGTGGACTGGAACGTGGCGGACGTCGCGGCGCAGCGTGCGGTGGACCTGCTGGTGGAACTCGCCGGCGGCACGGCCGACGAGTCCATTACCGACGTCGGCACGGCCCCCGCGCCGCGCCGCATCGAACTGGCTGCGCAGTTCCCGGCCCGGCTGATCGGCCTGGACTTCACCGAGTCCCAGATCACCGGAGCGCTCGAGGATCTGGGCGCCACCGTCGAGAAGACCGACGACGGCTACCTGGTCACGCCCCCGAGCTGGCGCACGGACCTGGAGACGCGCGAGGACCTCACCGAGGAAATCATCCGGCTGGTCGGCTACGACAAGATCCCGTCCACCCTGCCGGTGGCCCCTCCCGGACGCGGTCTGACCCGTCTGCAGCAGCAGCGCCGCCGCCTGATGCAGTCCCTTGCGGCTGCCGGGCTCACCGAAGTGCTGGCCTACCCGTTTGTGACCGAGGCGGACAACAACACCTTCGGTGCACCTGTTGGCACGCGGCCGGCGCTCAAGCTGGCCAACCCGCTCAGCGCCGAGTACGGCTACCTGCGCACCTCGGTGCTGCCCGGTCTGTTCGAGGTGGCCAAGCGCAACATGTCCCGCGGCTTCCGTGACCTGGCCCTGTTCGAATCCGGCACGGTCTTCCTGCCCGGCGAGCACCTGGGCACGGAGAGCATCCCGCCGCTGGGCGCCAAGCCGTCCGACGACGTCCTCGATGAGCTGTATGCCGGAATTCCGGACCAGCCGCTGCACGTAGGTGTCCTGCTGGCCGGCCACGAATCCGCCCCCGGAGCAGGCAACACGCCGCGCGCCTGGGACTGGGCCGACGCCGTCGACTTCGCAAAGCTGATGGGCGACGTCCTGGGTGTGGAACTCGTGGTGGAACAGGGTACCCACCAGGCGTTCCACCCGGGCCGCACCGCACGCGTTGCCCTGCGCAGCGGTGAAACCGTGGGCTACGCCGGCGAACTGCACCCCAAGCTCCTGGCCGCACGGGACATGCCCGCCCGCACGGTGGCTGTGGAACTGAACGTGGATGCGATTTTCGACGCCGCCCCCGACGTCATCGTGGCCCGTCCGATTTCCAGCTTCCCCATTTCCACGCAGGACGTGGCACTGGTGGTGGCAGAGGATGTTCCCGCCGAGCAGGTCCGCGAGGCACTGCGCGAGGGTGCGGGGGAACTGCTCGAAGACGTGGCACTGTTCGACGTCTACGCGGGCCAGGGCATTGAGCCCGGGCACAAGTCGCTCGCGTTCGCACTGCGCTTCCGCGCGCCGGACCGGACCCTGACCGCGGACGAAGCCTCCGAGGCGCGGGCGGCCGCCGTCGCCCTGGCCGCCGAACGGTTCGGTGCCGTTCAGCGCTAGGGTTATCCAACCAGCCAGCAGGCTCCGCCGGATGTCGTTATCCGGCGGGGCCTGCTGCGTTTAAGCCCTGCCGGTGCAGATCAGTTTCCGGAGCCCGGCGGGAGCCACACCTGTCTGCCGCACTCCGGACCGTTCGCTAAGCTGTGGCGATGACTCCCCGTGGAACCCGCTGGTACCTCTTCGATTACGGCATGGTGATTTCGACGGCTCCTGCTCCGGAGGACTGGGGGCTGCTGGAGCAGGCAACCGGCTTCCGGGAGCTGGAGGCTGGAACGAGCCCGTACTGGCGACGGCGCGAAGACTTTGACGCCGGCCGGCTGACCCCGGCGCAGTACTGGGAAAGCGTGCTGGGCCGGGACGCGGGCCAGGCCGAGGTGGACACTCTGGAGGAACTGGACGCAGCGCAGTGGGCGCATCTGAATCCCCGGACTATGGGGGTTCTGGAGACGCTGCACAGCGAGGGAGCCAACCTTGCCCTGCTCTCCAACATGCCGGACGGCATGTCGCGCAGGTATTCCGCCGAATCGCCCTGGGCGCAGTATTTCTCCAAGCTGTACTTCAGCGGACGGATGGGCCTGGTGAAACCGGACCGGCAGATCTTCGAGCGGGTGGTTGCCGGTCTGGGTGCGGCTCCCGAGGACATCGTCTTCATAGACGACAACACGCAGAACATCTCTATGGCACGGACCATGGGGTTCCGAACGATCCTCCACACCGGCGGGACGGACCTGCGGGCGGAGCTTTCGGGGCTTGGCCGGTAAGTAGTGTGCCGACGCTGCGCGAGACAGTCCGCCGTCAGCGGCCACCCTTGGCGATGTAATCCGCTCCGTCGTAGTGCAGATTGAGGCTGTCGATCACGCCGTCCTCAAAGGTAAAAAATTCCGCGAATCGGACCGAACCGGCCGGCAGCTCGGCGTCGTAAAGGACCGCGGACCCCGATTCGTCGTGCACTTCGCGCAGGATGTTGATGCTCCGCACCGTTCCAATGAAGCCAGCGACCCCCTGCAGGAAGCCGTCCGTGGCATCGGGACGATGGCCTGCAAGGGAACCGGTGAAGTCCAGCCGGTCTGAAAGGAGGGCACGGAGTTCGCTGCCGTCACCATATGCCTGCGGTCCGGATGCCAGGACGCGGTAATACTCCTGGAGCGCAGCGGGAGCAGACCCGGAGAGAGTATTGGCCATGTTTACTCCTTGGTCCAAAGGGGCACAGGGCGTTCCGTGCGGAGACGGGATCCACGGCAGGTATTCCTGCTGCAGCTTTGTCCCGGAAATGCCAGTATGGGCAGGTTCTGTCGGTTAGGGCACCAGCAGCACCTTCCCCGTGGTCTTCCGGCCTTCAAGGTCAGCGTGTGCACGGGACGCTTCGGCCAGCGGATAGGTCTGTCCGATCCGCACGTCCAGCTTGCCGGCCAGGACCGCGTCAAACAGTTCGCGGGCCCGCCACTGGCGTTCTTCGGGTGTGAGCAGGTAATGCGCAATCGTGGGCCGGGTCAGGAACAGGGAACCGGAGGAGTTCAGCCGTTGGATGTCGAAGGGCGGGACCTGCCCGGAGGCGGCCCCGAAGAGCACCATCATGCCCCGCGTGCGCAGGCAGGCGAGCGAGCCGTCAAAAGTGGCCTGCCCGACGCCGTCGTACACCACGTCCACGCCCTGTCCTCCGGTGAGGGCACGCACCTGTCCGGTGAAACCGTCGTAGCGCAGCACATGGTCGGCACCGGCGCCGCGGGCAAGCTGCTCCTTTTCCTCGGTGGACACGGTGGTGATCACCGTCGCGCCCTTGGCCTTGAGCAGTTGGATCAGCAGCAGTCCGACGCCGCCGGCACCTGCATGCACCAGCGCCGTCTGTCCTTCCTGCACCGGAAAGGTGGAGTTGCACAGGTAATGCGCGGTAATACCCTGGAGCAGCACTGCGGCCGCGGTGTCGTCCCCAATTCCGGCAGGCACCGGCAGCGCCACCTCTGCATCCATCAGCATGTACTCGGCGTAGGCCCCTCCGCCCTCCGCTGTGGCTACCCGGTCACCCTCCCGGAAGCCCGATTCAAGCCCGGCGGACACCACCGT
Encoded proteins:
- the pheT gene encoding phenylalanine--tRNA ligase subunit beta, producing the protein MRIPLSWLREYAQVPADATAEDVMEDLVKVGLEEEDVHRPTDELQGPIVVGQVLSMEPEAQSNGKTINWCSVRVVPEGAEQTLTGKGIEPSGVQGIVCGAHNFKVGDKVVVTLPGAVLPGDFRISPRKTYGHVSAGMIASVRELGIGEDHDGILVLSTLGLDPEVGTDAMELLGLYDQAAEINVTPDRGYVFSIRGAAREYAHATGTKFTDPAAAVVVPQADGNGYPVRLDDAAPIYGKPGCDRFVARTVRGVDTSRPTPPWMSSRLRLAGMRSISLVVDISNYVMLELGQPLHFYDLDKLTGEIVVRRAAQGETLKTLDEKERRLSPEDLLITDGSGAIGIAGVMGGAATEVADGTQNVLIEAAHFEEVSIARSRRRHKLPSEASKRFERGVDWNVADVAAQRAVDLLVELAGGTADESITDVGTAPAPRRIELAAQFPARLIGLDFTESQITGALEDLGATVEKTDDGYLVTPPSWRTDLETREDLTEEIIRLVGYDKIPSTLPVAPPGRGLTRLQQQRRRLMQSLAAAGLTEVLAYPFVTEADNNTFGAPVGTRPALKLANPLSAEYGYLRTSVLPGLFEVAKRNMSRGFRDLALFESGTVFLPGEHLGTESIPPLGAKPSDDVLDELYAGIPDQPLHVGVLLAGHESAPGAGNTPRAWDWADAVDFAKLMGDVLGVELVVEQGTHQAFHPGRTARVALRSGETVGYAGELHPKLLAARDMPARTVAVELNVDAIFDAAPDVIVARPISSFPISTQDVALVVAEDVPAEQVREALREGAGELLEDVALFDVYAGQGIEPGHKSLAFALRFRAPDRTLTADEASEARAAAVALAAERFGAVQR
- a CDS encoding HAD family hydrolase, whose protein sequence is MTPRGTRWYLFDYGMVISTAPAPEDWGLLEQATGFRELEAGTSPYWRRREDFDAGRLTPAQYWESVLGRDAGQAEVDTLEELDAAQWAHLNPRTMGVLETLHSEGANLALLSNMPDGMSRRYSAESPWAQYFSKLYFSGRMGLVKPDRQIFERVVAGLGAAPEDIVFIDDNTQNISMARTMGFRTILHTGGTDLRAELSGLGR
- a CDS encoding quinone oxidoreductase family protein; this translates as MHKAIVVPQSGGPEILRYEDVALPQPGPREILVKVAAAGVNFIDTYQRGGVYPMSYPFIPGSEAAGTVVSAGLESGFREGDRVATAEGGGAYAEYMLMDAEVALPVPAGIGDDTAAAVLLQGITAHYLCNSTFPVQEGQTALVHAGAGGVGLLLIQLLKAKGATVITTVSTEEKEQLARGAGADHVLRYDGFTGQVRALTGGQGVDVVYDGVGQATFDGSLACLRTRGMMVLFGAASGQVPPFDIQRLNSSGSLFLTRPTIAHYLLTPEERQWRARELFDAVLAGKLDVRIGQTYPLAEASRAHADLEGRKTTGKVLLVP